In Turicibacter sanguinis, a genomic segment contains:
- a CDS encoding sensor histidine kinase produces the protein MLKERSLLTQINLSFLGILSCTFVSTVVIIFLFLVVAQYVAYPANHYEQQLPMIVDYVNQHSSSLLIGEGKEEFERTFDLSKVTYQIVNFDTEGESDLISKLNTTQSDGNGNYTKYIPLTDSKGTLKGCLSYTYPLRLMPLENRQFVYLIMFIGVFSLPFLFLIFYMWFFGKKLKINVMIPLQKLKWASQKIENQDLDFELHEDYNNEFNEVIFSFEKMRKTLKETLTKQWQIEQQQKELISALAHDLRSPLTVIKGHVELLQDGAYQNEARCLKYLNILEGATNRSIVLVEDLNLLSQLDQLDFIFQQENVNVLQYFSTELESYEDICLKYQLNLRTDLDLLNPTLIMKCDPLRLSRVLDNILMNACRYAPTSSDIGVLVYQKNKAVICEITDQGNGFSEEDLKYGLEKFYRGNKARSKDGGSGLGLYICQRIMKLHGGEIVLSNQESGGAKVVVYLPLQD, from the coding sequence ATGCTAAAAGAACGTTCATTATTAACTCAAATTAATTTAAGTTTTCTTGGGATTTTGAGTTGCACCTTTGTGAGTACCGTTGTGATAATTTTTTTATTTTTAGTAGTAGCTCAGTATGTAGCGTATCCTGCTAATCATTATGAACAACAACTTCCAATGATTGTGGATTATGTGAATCAACATTCAAGTTCATTGTTAATAGGGGAAGGAAAAGAAGAATTTGAAAGGACCTTTGATTTGAGTAAAGTCACGTATCAAATCGTTAACTTTGATACGGAAGGTGAATCAGATTTAATCTCAAAATTAAATACAACACAATCTGATGGAAATGGAAATTATACAAAGTATATTCCGCTTACGGATAGTAAAGGAACGTTAAAAGGATGCCTTAGCTATACATATCCCCTTCGATTAATGCCATTAGAAAATCGGCAGTTTGTCTATTTAATCATGTTTATCGGAGTCTTTAGTTTACCATTTCTATTTTTGATTTTTTATATGTGGTTCTTCGGGAAAAAGTTAAAAATTAATGTGATGATTCCTCTTCAAAAGTTGAAATGGGCATCGCAAAAAATTGAGAATCAAGATTTAGATTTTGAGTTGCATGAAGACTATAATAATGAGTTTAATGAAGTAATCTTCTCATTTGAAAAAATGAGAAAAACATTAAAAGAAACGTTAACAAAACAATGGCAAATTGAACAGCAACAAAAAGAATTAATTTCAGCACTTGCCCATGATTTAAGAAGTCCTTTGACTGTTATAAAAGGTCATGTTGAATTATTGCAAGATGGTGCTTATCAAAATGAAGCGAGATGTTTAAAGTATTTAAATATCTTAGAAGGGGCAACGAATCGATCAATCGTGTTAGTAGAGGATTTAAATTTATTATCTCAACTTGATCAACTAGATTTTATTTTCCAACAAGAAAATGTTAATGTGCTTCAATATTTTTCAACTGAACTTGAATCATATGAGGATATTTGTCTGAAATATCAATTAAACTTGAGGACTGATTTAGATTTGTTAAATCCAACACTCATAATGAAGTGTGATCCGCTTAGATTATCAAGAGTGCTCGATAATATTCTGATGAATGCCTGTCGATATGCGCCTACGTCCTCTGATATTGGTGTCTTAGTGTATCAAAAAAATAAGGCAGTGATTTGTGAGATTACAGATCAAGGAAATGGATTTTCGGAGGAGGATTTAAAGTATGGACTTGAAAAGTTTTATCGAGGAAATAAAGCCCGTTCTAAAGATGGAGGCTCGGGTCTAGGGCTTTATATTTGTCAACGAATTATGAAGTTGCATGGAGGAGAAATCGTGCTTTCTAATCAAGAAAGTGGGGGCGCCAAAGTTGTAGTTTATTTACCATTACAGGATTGA
- the licT gene encoding BglG family transcription antiterminator LicT, translating to MKIKRVLNNNVVVSLDEKGQEIIVMGCGIAFQKKPNDIVNKSKVEKIFVLEDQMMIGKFQQLLDEVPMEYMTITDRIIKYTEAKFQKAINDIVYLSITDHIYNSALRFKAGVVLKNGLLWDIKRLYKEEFEVGLYALKVIQEEVGIEFPEDEAAYIATHIVNARLNEEIPIVMNMTKMTQEILNIVKYHYKMELNEESLAYSRFVTHLKFFAQRIFNNKKYVSQEDDELYNIVKLKYKDAYACVKKIDKFLELEYNYKLTHEEELYLIIHIERVVEKHK from the coding sequence ATGAAGATAAAACGAGTATTAAACAATAATGTTGTCGTTTCTCTTGATGAAAAAGGACAAGAAATTATTGTAATGGGCTGTGGTATTGCCTTTCAAAAGAAACCTAATGATATCGTTAATAAGTCTAAAGTTGAGAAAATTTTTGTACTAGAAGATCAGATGATGATTGGAAAGTTTCAACAACTTTTAGACGAAGTTCCAATGGAGTATATGACCATCACGGATCGAATTATTAAGTATACAGAAGCGAAGTTTCAAAAGGCAATTAATGATATTGTCTATCTTTCTATCACGGATCATATTTATAATTCTGCTTTAAGGTTTAAAGCTGGAGTTGTCCTGAAAAATGGATTACTTTGGGATATTAAACGTCTTTATAAAGAAGAATTTGAAGTAGGGTTATATGCATTAAAAGTGATTCAAGAAGAAGTTGGTATTGAATTCCCTGAAGATGAAGCAGCTTATATTGCGACTCATATTGTCAATGCAAGACTTAATGAGGAAATCCCAATCGTCATGAATATGACGAAAATGACACAAGAGATTTTAAATATCGTAAAATATCATTATAAAATGGAATTAAACGAAGAATCTCTAGCTTATAGTCGATTTGTAACACATCTAAAATTTTTTGCACAACGTATTTTTAATAATAAAAAATATGTCAGTCAAGAAGATGATGAACTGTACAATATTGTGAAGTTAAAATACAAGGATGCTTATGCATGCGTAAAAAAAATTGACAAGTTTTTAGAGCTTGAGTATAATTACAAATTGACACATGAAGAAGAACTTTATCTAATCATCCACATTGAACGGGTGGTAGAAAAACATAAATAA
- a CDS encoding ROK family protein — protein MKNYLVLDIGGSSIKYALMNEVAEFLDKGSVKTPLDCIESLVETIGQIYDAFQSDIEGIAISMPGVLDSATGYAYSGGWLEYNSGQNIIDVLKKRCNTVITIENDAKCAASAELGFGSLKGCKDAVVIVLGTGVGGGVIIDGKVHKGRHSFAGEFSFMRMNCNQIDVKNHVWGFKNGAPALAEKVANIKGLPVEEVNGLFIFELANSGDEQVLTILDEFTKWVAMQIIDIQCVIDPELVAIGGGISAQPLLIELIQKHLDAMQENFGFYKPSVKVVPCEFRNDANLIGALYAFLSKEL, from the coding sequence ATGAAAAATTATTTAGTACTTGATATAGGTGGAAGTTCAATTAAATATGCTTTGATGAACGAAGTAGCAGAATTTCTAGATAAAGGTAGTGTTAAAACGCCGCTTGATTGCATTGAAAGCTTAGTTGAAACAATTGGACAGATTTATGATGCATTTCAATCGGATATTGAAGGTATCGCAATTAGTATGCCGGGAGTTTTAGATTCAGCAACCGGTTATGCTTATAGTGGTGGATGGTTAGAATACAACAGTGGCCAAAATATTATTGATGTATTGAAAAAACGTTGTAATACAGTGATTACTATTGAGAATGATGCCAAATGTGCGGCATCAGCAGAACTTGGTTTTGGAAGTTTAAAAGGATGCAAAGATGCGGTAGTAATTGTGTTAGGGACTGGTGTTGGTGGTGGTGTCATCATTGATGGTAAAGTTCATAAAGGACGTCATTCATTTGCTGGAGAATTTAGCTTTATGCGTATGAATTGTAATCAAATTGATGTGAAGAATCATGTATGGGGATTTAAAAATGGGGCTCCTGCCTTAGCAGAAAAAGTCGCTAATATTAAAGGCTTACCAGTTGAAGAAGTAAATGGATTGTTCATTTTCGAATTAGCGAATTCAGGTGACGAACAAGTATTAACAATCTTAGATGAATTTACAAAATGGGTTGCCATGCAAATCATTGATATTCAGTGTGTGATTGATCCTGAATTAGTTGCAATTGGTGGAGGAATTAGTGCTCAACCGTTATTGATTGAATTGATTCAAAAACATCTTGATGCAATGCAAGAAAATTTCGGATTCTATAAGCCATCTGTTAAAGTAGTACCTTGTGAATTTAGAAATGATGCGAATTTAATTGGAGCGTTATATGCATTTTTATCAAAAGAATTATAG
- a CDS encoding beta-glucoside-specific PTS transporter subunit IIABC translates to MDYAKLAKELLDLMGGKQNVKDVTHCATRLRFNLKDDSVVDEAKVKKVKGVMGVSNKGGQFQVIIGQDVARAHRELLKLGNFAGMGAGSSKKEKGKVLDTISGIFNPILPAITGAGMMKALLVLLTALNVVSPTSQTYIALEFIADAAFYFLPMMLAVTSAKKFNTNAFLAITIAGVLLHPTFTAIVGAGESFSFIGLPVQLVGYGTSVIPIILAVWLMSYVEKFAEKVTPKVVSFFVKPLLTILIVAPITLMVIGPLGMMIGNGLAYVFLWMSENLGWLALPVMAALCPWIIMTGMHHGFTPLTMSAFSKYGYDPITFPASLCSNIAQGGAALAVGVKSKNPEIKQLATSAGITAVFGVTEPALFGVNLRFKKPMMGATIGATVAAIYAGVVVLKAFAMATPGLASLAMFIGEGEFSKNILHAVITLVIALVVSFIATWIIGFEDEPVEVEETKNEEKEVVPLNKKVKVMSPMEGTIVPLSEVKDATFSQEIMGKGIAIEPTVGQVVAPFNGTVTALFHTKHAIGLTSDEGVEVLIHVGIDTVQLNGEHYKAYIQNGDKIKAGDLLVEFDIEAIKVAGYEVVTPVIITNTPTYSDIIPMKEGLILKGEELLTIL, encoded by the coding sequence ATGGATTATGCAAAACTTGCAAAAGAATTATTAGATTTAATGGGTGGAAAGCAAAATGTGAAGGACGTCACTCATTGTGCAACACGTTTACGATTTAATTTAAAAGACGATTCAGTTGTAGACGAAGCAAAAGTAAAAAAAGTAAAAGGTGTAATGGGAGTGTCTAACAAAGGTGGACAATTCCAAGTGATTATCGGTCAAGATGTTGCAAGAGCACACCGTGAATTATTGAAACTAGGAAACTTTGCTGGAATGGGAGCTGGATCTTCAAAGAAAGAAAAAGGAAAAGTTTTAGATACAATTTCGGGTATTTTTAATCCGATTTTACCAGCTATTACAGGAGCAGGGATGATGAAAGCTTTGTTAGTTTTACTAACAGCTCTAAATGTTGTATCTCCCACAAGTCAAACTTATATTGCCTTAGAATTTATTGCAGACGCTGCTTTTTATTTTTTACCGATGATGTTAGCAGTCACATCAGCTAAGAAATTTAATACAAATGCCTTCTTAGCAATTACGATTGCGGGAGTCTTATTACATCCAACTTTTACAGCAATTGTCGGAGCGGGAGAATCATTCTCATTCATTGGACTACCAGTTCAGTTAGTAGGGTATGGAACATCTGTTATTCCAATTATTTTAGCTGTATGGTTAATGTCTTATGTTGAGAAGTTTGCTGAAAAAGTAACACCTAAAGTGGTTAGTTTCTTCGTAAAACCATTATTAACAATCTTAATTGTTGCACCAATTACGTTAATGGTTATCGGACCTCTAGGAATGATGATTGGAAATGGATTAGCCTATGTGTTCTTATGGATGTCAGAAAATTTAGGCTGGTTAGCTTTACCGGTTATGGCTGCCTTATGTCCTTGGATTATTATGACAGGTATGCACCACGGATTTACACCATTAACAATGTCTGCTTTTTCTAAATATGGATATGATCCAATCACATTCCCGGCAAGTTTATGTTCAAATATCGCACAAGGTGGAGCTGCTTTGGCTGTAGGAGTTAAATCGAAAAATCCAGAAATTAAACAGTTAGCAACATCAGCAGGGATTACAGCGGTATTTGGTGTAACAGAGCCAGCATTATTTGGTGTTAACTTGCGATTCAAAAAACCAATGATGGGAGCAACAATTGGAGCGACAGTTGCTGCTATTTATGCTGGAGTTGTTGTTTTGAAAGCATTCGCGATGGCGACACCCGGATTAGCATCACTTGCGATGTTTATTGGAGAGGGAGAATTCTCTAAAAATATTTTACATGCTGTGATTACATTAGTTATCGCATTGGTTGTTTCATTTATTGCGACATGGATCATTGGATTTGAAGATGAGCCTGTAGAAGTAGAAGAAACAAAAAACGAGGAAAAAGAAGTGGTACCTTTAAATAAAAAAGTTAAAGTGATGAGTCCAATGGAAGGAACAATTGTTCCCTTATCAGAAGTTAAGGATGCAACATTCTCACAAGAAATTATGGGAAAAGGAATCGCAATTGAACCAACTGTTGGTCAAGTTGTTGCACCATTTAACGGAACTGTAACTGCTCTATTTCACACGAAACATGCGATTGGATTAACATCTGATGAGGGTGTAGAAGTATTAATTCATGTTGGAATCGACACAGTTCAATTAAATGGAGAACATTATAAAGCGTATATCCAAAATGGCGATAAAATCAAAGCAGGTGATTTATTAGTGGAATTTGATATCGAAGCGATTAAGGTTGCTGGATACGAAGTGGTAACACCGGTAATCATCACTAATACACCTACTTATAGTGATATTATTCCAATGAAAGAAGGCTTAATTTTAAAAGGTGAGGAGTTATTAACTATATTATAG
- a CDS encoding 6-phospho-beta-glucosidase, whose translation MLSGVFQKEFLWGGAVAANQLEGAWNEDGKGVSIADVYTAGAIDKFREVTDGVLDGVYYPNHVGIDFYHRYKEDIKLFAEMGFKCFRTSIAWTRIFPQGDELEPNEAGLQFYDDLFDELLKYGIEPVITLSHYEMPYHLVKEYGSWRNRQLVDFYTRYAEAVLKRYKDKVKYWMTFNEMNGIPHMPWVTAGIQIQDGEDKKQVFAQAAHHQFVASAKTVKMAREINPEMKMGCMVIMGYTYPNTCNPLDSIEREAFMDETLMFTDVVVRGYYPKSALLGYEREGINVVMEDGDLEVIKEGTMDYIGFSYYMSFVASSEAGETVSGNGIASVKNPYLKASDWGWQIDPVGLRLTLKLLHDRYQIPLFIVENGFGAHDVIEEDGSINDDYRIEYLKQHIIEMKKAVEIDGVELIGYTPWGCIDLISNGTGEMKKRYGFIYVDRDNEGNGTLERSKKKSFEWYKKVIATNGEEL comes from the coding sequence ATGTTATCAGGTGTATTTCAAAAAGAGTTCTTATGGGGAGGTGCAGTTGCGGCGAATCAATTAGAGGGAGCTTGGAATGAAGATGGAAAAGGAGTTAGCATCGCAGATGTTTATACGGCAGGAGCTATAGATAAATTTCGTGAAGTTACAGATGGAGTTTTAGATGGAGTATACTATCCAAACCATGTCGGGATTGATTTCTATCACCGTTATAAAGAGGATATTAAGTTATTTGCTGAAATGGGATTCAAATGTTTCCGTACGTCTATTGCGTGGACACGAATTTTTCCACAGGGTGATGAGTTAGAGCCAAATGAAGCGGGATTACAATTTTATGATGATTTATTTGATGAATTATTAAAATATGGAATTGAGCCTGTTATTACATTATCTCATTATGAAATGCCATATCATTTAGTAAAAGAATATGGTTCATGGCGTAACCGTCAATTAGTTGATTTCTATACACGTTATGCAGAGGCTGTTTTGAAACGTTATAAAGATAAAGTAAAGTATTGGATGACTTTCAATGAAATGAACGGAATTCCTCATATGCCTTGGGTCACAGCAGGAATTCAAATCCAAGATGGAGAGGATAAAAAGCAAGTCTTTGCTCAAGCAGCGCATCATCAATTTGTCGCGAGTGCTAAAACGGTAAAAATGGCACGTGAAATCAATCCAGAAATGAAAATGGGATGTATGGTTATCATGGGATATACATATCCGAATACATGTAATCCATTAGATTCGATTGAACGTGAAGCATTCATGGATGAGACATTAATGTTTACAGATGTTGTCGTTCGAGGTTATTATCCAAAATCAGCCTTACTTGGCTATGAACGCGAGGGAATTAATGTTGTCATGGAAGATGGCGATTTAGAGGTTATTAAAGAAGGAACAATGGATTATATTGGATTTAGCTATTACATGTCATTTGTTGCCTCATCAGAAGCAGGAGAAACGGTAAGTGGAAATGGAATCGCATCAGTTAAGAATCCATATTTAAAAGCCAGTGACTGGGGATGGCAAATTGATCCAGTAGGGCTACGCTTAACCCTAAAGTTATTACATGATCGTTACCAAATTCCATTATTCATTGTTGAAAATGGATTTGGAGCACATGATGTGATTGAAGAAGATGGTTCAATTAACGACGATTATCGTATTGAATACTTAAAACAACATATCATTGAAATGAAAAAAGCAGTTGAAATTGATGGTGTTGAATTAATTGGATATACACCTTGGGGATGTATTGATCTTATTAGTAACGGAACAGGTGAGATGAAAAAACGTTATGGATTTATTTATGTTGACCGTGATAATGAAGGTAACGGAACACTAGAACGTTCTAAGAAAAAAAGCTTTGAGTGGTACAAAAAAGTCATCGCAACGAATGGAGAGGAACTATAA
- a CDS encoding HD domain-containing protein yields MTSNRFKKQLDFLIEIDKVKNILRMTSIADGSRRENDAEHSWSLAMMALLFHEYMPHTDILKVIKMVLIHDLVEIYAGDTFAFDETGYEDKEEREQLSADKIFGILESDQGQELRRLWDEFEACETEEAQYAAMLDRLHPFIMNYLHEGGTWKVHQITDEQVYKRNQITLDKGPQEFIDFIHEVVTDFVEKGYIKSTK; encoded by the coding sequence ATGACGTCAAATCGCTTTAAGAAGCAGTTAGATTTTTTAATTGAAATTGATAAAGTTAAAAATATTTTACGTATGACATCCATTGCAGATGGAAGCCGTCGTGAAAATGATGCTGAGCATTCATGGTCACTTGCAATGATGGCCTTATTATTTCACGAATATATGCCTCACACAGATATTTTGAAGGTAATTAAGATGGTTCTAATTCACGATTTAGTTGAAATCTATGCAGGAGATACATTTGCATTTGATGAAACTGGGTATGAGGATAAGGAAGAAAGAGAACAGTTATCTGCAGATAAAATTTTTGGAATTTTAGAATCAGACCAAGGTCAAGAGTTACGTCGTTTATGGGATGAATTTGAGGCTTGTGAAACAGAGGAAGCACAGTATGCTGCCATGCTTGATCGTTTACATCCTTTTATTATGAATTATCTTCATGAAGGTGGGACCTGGAAGGTGCACCAAATTACAGATGAGCAAGTTTATAAACGTAATCAGATTACATTAGATAAAGGCCCACAAGAGTTTATTGATTTTATTCATGAAGTTGTCACTGACTTTGTTGAAAAAGGTTATATTAAGTCAACCAAATAA
- a CDS encoding threonine/serine exporter family protein has product MSIILPCLYSFLACIGFCIIFNIRGKMIFYASIGGALAWLTFELAAVYQNDLIQYFAATVVLSLYSEIMARVHKVPVTIFLIAALIPLVPGSGIYYTMEHFIQGNTQEFLSTFIHTFAIAGSLAFGILLVSSLVYLWKKIENNHKLKLNKK; this is encoded by the coding sequence ATGTCTATTATTCTCCCTTGTCTTTATTCCTTTTTAGCCTGCATTGGATTTTGTATTATTTTCAACATTCGCGGAAAAATGATTTTTTATGCCTCTATCGGCGGAGCCCTTGCCTGGCTTACCTTCGAATTAGCAGCCGTCTATCAAAATGACTTAATTCAATACTTCGCGGCAACTGTTGTCCTTTCTCTTTATTCAGAAATTATGGCACGTGTTCACAAAGTACCTGTTACCATCTTTTTAATTGCAGCCTTAATCCCACTTGTCCCCGGAAGTGGAATTTACTACACCATGGAACATTTCATACAAGGAAATACACAAGAATTTTTATCAACCTTTATTCATACCTTTGCTATTGCAGGATCTTTAGCATTCGGAATCCTCCTGGTTTCATCACTCGTTTATCTGTGGAAAAAAATCGAAAATAATCATAAATTAAAATTAAATAAAAAATGA
- a CDS encoding threonine/serine exporter family protein codes for MDYNELLNITTRLGQMLLENGAEIYRVEESIQRMALAYGVKEVDVYAVPTTIIVTINTVGNCNITKTRRIHQRSTNLDKVERLNNLARYTCQTTPDLKEVKEELEQIQARPKFGFKMQLFAYALTSSTFTLFFGGTVYDALCALLIGPIIKIISELMDRFRTNPFFITIICSMVAAFLAVVSYELNFAQNIDKMIIGLVMNLVPGVALTNSVRDVIAGDFIAGQTKMTEAILTATSIAIGTGIALSMSNIF; via the coding sequence ATGGATTATAATGAGTTATTAAATATAACAACTCGACTGGGACAGATGCTTCTTGAAAATGGAGCTGAAATATACAGGGTTGAAGAATCAATTCAACGAATGGCCTTGGCTTATGGTGTGAAAGAAGTAGATGTCTACGCAGTTCCAACCACTATAATCGTAACCATTAATACAGTAGGAAACTGCAACATAACAAAAACAAGACGAATTCATCAACGTTCAACGAACTTAGATAAAGTTGAACGCTTAAATAATCTTGCAAGATATACCTGTCAAACGACACCTGATTTAAAAGAAGTTAAAGAGGAATTAGAACAAATTCAAGCAAGACCAAAGTTTGGATTCAAGATGCAACTTTTTGCTTATGCTCTAACGTCTTCAACTTTTACTTTATTCTTTGGTGGAACAGTTTACGATGCATTATGCGCGCTTTTGATTGGCCCTATTATTAAAATTATTTCAGAATTAATGGATCGATTCCGAACGAATCCTTTTTTTATTACAATTATTTGTAGTATGGTTGCAGCCTTTTTAGCCGTCGTATCTTACGAACTTAACTTTGCACAAAATATTGATAAAATGATTATTGGTTTAGTCATGAACCTCGTACCTGGGGTTGCCTTAACCAACTCAGTACGCGATGTTATTGCTGGAGACTTTATTGCCGGTCAAACAAAAATGACGGAAGCTATTCTAACCGCAACTTCAATCGCTATCGGAACCGGAATTGCCTTATCAATGTCTAATATTTTTTAG
- a CDS encoding MarR family winged helix-turn-helix transcriptional regulator, translating into MEEKQEKLISDVIDMLFEAKKTIDYLPILPAKIRKSHLQVLQMVSKVHQVKGEVKVTDISKGLKITSPNITKLLNELEQLNMVQKKHSSIDRRVVLIELTKHGEETLNRCVKNYHTRLLAVIEGIGYENCELAVETIQKLSIEMKKISEGYEKGE; encoded by the coding sequence TTGGAAGAGAAACAAGAGAAGTTAATTAGTGATGTTATTGATATGTTATTTGAAGCTAAAAAGACAATTGATTACTTACCAATTTTACCTGCTAAAATTCGTAAAAGTCATCTTCAAGTTTTGCAAATGGTCTCAAAGGTACATCAAGTGAAAGGAGAAGTTAAAGTAACGGATATTAGTAAAGGATTAAAAATTACATCACCGAATATTACAAAACTTTTAAATGAACTAGAACAACTAAACATGGTACAAAAAAAACACTCATCAATTGATCGACGAGTTGTTTTGATTGAGTTAACAAAACATGGAGAAGAGACCTTAAATCGTTGTGTTAAAAATTATCATACTAGATTGTTAGCTGTAATTGAAGGAATTGGATATGAAAATTGTGAACTTGCGGTTGAAACCATCCAAAAATTATCAATTGAGATGAAGAAAATTTCAGAAGGCTATGAAAAGGGAGAGTAG
- a CDS encoding MATE family efflux transporter: MSKKVLVMNNPMEESRAFPLIMKYSTPAIIALLISAIYNIVDRMFVGNYVGDIGLAALSICFPITFIVMGFALLVSAGGGTLFALNLGEKDIENSNRAFANSFLYIIGLELVVTLVLWIVGDSFLKVLGASEVVLPVAKQYYFIMLVGSVFQGLTFVFNDFTRVSGKVNLALIISASGAIVNIVLDAWFIIGLGWGVEGAALATVLGQVVSALIGFYIVFGGHTVIKIKKDYFKIQLSIIQKISKLGVSLFIAQIAFGFISLIYNVYLGKYGGDLAISVYAIISSIMTFVIMPASGLSQGLQPILGYCYGSKNYERVMEMMKVGCFISTAITTVIWALVQLFPSQLVYLFGGANNQDLMELGVTALRINFSFIPIVGFVMLCITFFQAIGHARPSILLTLIRQVLALVPFIIGLPMLIGVKGIFFAQPASDLITLLVSIWLLKKFFNQLRQMSQESLG; this comes from the coding sequence ATGAGTAAAAAAGTTTTAGTAATGAACAATCCGATGGAAGAGAGTAGGGCATTTCCATTGATTATGAAATATTCAACTCCTGCTATTATTGCTTTATTAATTAGTGCAATCTACAACATTGTAGATCGAATGTTTGTTGGAAATTATGTAGGGGATATTGGGTTAGCGGCATTATCTATTTGTTTCCCTATTACTTTTATTGTAATGGGATTTGCTCTTTTAGTCAGTGCTGGAGGTGGAACTTTATTTGCTTTAAACCTAGGTGAAAAAGATATAGAGAATTCAAATCGAGCATTTGCAAACTCGTTTTTATACATTATTGGATTAGAGTTAGTAGTAACACTTGTTTTATGGATAGTAGGCGATTCCTTTTTAAAGGTTTTAGGAGCAAGTGAGGTTGTTTTACCGGTTGCTAAACAATACTATTTTATAATGCTAGTAGGAAGTGTATTTCAAGGATTAACCTTTGTTTTTAATGATTTTACACGTGTGTCAGGAAAAGTAAATCTTGCATTGATTATTTCAGCTAGTGGAGCCATTGTAAATATTGTGCTTGATGCTTGGTTTATTATAGGACTCGGATGGGGTGTAGAAGGGGCGGCACTTGCGACTGTTTTAGGACAAGTTGTTTCTGCGTTAATCGGATTTTACATTGTGTTTGGTGGTCATACTGTTATAAAAATAAAGAAAGATTATTTCAAAATTCAACTATCTATTATTCAAAAAATTTCAAAATTAGGTGTCTCATTGTTTATTGCTCAAATTGCGTTTGGATTTATTAGTTTAATCTATAATGTTTACTTAGGAAAATACGGTGGAGATCTTGCGATTTCTGTGTATGCTATTATTTCAAGTATTATGACCTTTGTTATTATGCCGGCTAGTGGATTAAGTCAAGGATTACAACCTATTTTAGGTTATTGTTATGGTTCTAAAAACTATGAGCGAGTGATGGAGATGATGAAAGTTGGATGTTTCATTTCTACTGCCATAACAACAGTGATTTGGGCTTTAGTTCAACTTTTCCCTAGTCAATTAGTGTATTTATTTGGTGGTGCAAATAATCAAGACTTGATGGAGTTAGGAGTCACTGCTTTACGAATTAATTTTAGTTTCATCCCTATTGTAGGATTTGTTATGTTGTGTATTACTTTTTTCCAAGCGATTGGGCATGCCAGACCTTCAATTTTATTGACCTTAATTCGTCAAGTGCTAGCTTTAGTACCTTTTATTATAGGATTACCGATGTTAATAGGTGTTAAGGGCATTTTCTTTGCGCAACCAGCAAGTGATTTAATTACATTATTAGTTTCCATTTGGTTATTAAAGAAATTCTTTAACCAGTTACGTCAAATGTCTCAAGAATCTTTAGGCTAA
- a CDS encoding cold-shock protein, with amino-acid sequence MTTGTVKWFNAEKGFGFITVDGGNDVFAHFSAITGEGFKTLEEGQKVSFEIVEGNRGPQAANIVKL; translated from the coding sequence ATGACTACAGGTACAGTTAAATGGTTTAACGCAGAAAAAGGATTCGGATTCATCACTGTTGATGGAGGGAACGATGTATTCGCTCACTTCTCAGCAATCACTGGAGAAGGATTCAAAACTTTAGAAGAAGGTCAAAAAGTTTCATTCGAAATCGTTGAAGGAAACCGTGGACCTCAAGCAGCTAACATCGTTAAATTATAA